The following is a genomic window from Planctomycetia bacterium.
GGCGGAGAAGGCGACCACCGCGTCGAACTCGATGGAGGACGACCAGGCGTCGATCTGTTGATGCATGCGCGGATCATCGTAGGCGGCCTCGGAAAGCGCGCGATCTCCGGCGAGGGCCCTTACCGCGCGAAGCATGCCCCGGTGCGGTCGCCACTCCACGGTGAAGACGCCCTTGCACCAGCGCTGGAGGGCGATGGCGTGAACGCGATCGTCGGGATGATCGATGAAGCATGCGCAGTAGACGTCGTGATCGACGGCGAGGTGATCGAGCTGATGAAACGTGCGAATCTTGTCCCCCTTGTCGGGAGGAAAAGGCACACGGTGGGTGAGAAAGAGGATTTTGCGGCGACGGCTGGTCATGGTTTCCACCCATTTCCATCGGCTCTTAGCCGGGAATGGATTTGGCCAGCCATCCACCGAGCGGACCGGTCGCCCAAATCGGCAGTTTTCGCCACAACCGGCGAGCAAGTGCCCATCGAGACGATGCCGGGGACAAGTCGGGCGCGTGGCCGCCTTCGGGGATGTATCGCTGATAGGAGAGGAGCCGCGGCTCGAAGCCGCACAGGCGTTTGAACTCGAAGGGGCCTGTGTTGTCGATGCGACTGCGGCCGAAGTCGAAGGTGTCGAAACCGTTGGCGACGCCCCAGCGCATGGACTCGCGGTAGAGATAGTGCGAGAGGCCGTAAATCTCCACGCGCTCATCGAGACCGACAAAATAGGGCATGACGGTTCGTCGGTGCAGGAAACTAACCAGGCTTGCAACCGGCCTGCCCTTGCAGCGAACGACCTGCACCAGGACGCGACCCGGGGCCGCGGAGGCGATGGCTTCGAAGAAACGCAGCGGATAATTGGGCGACCCCAGACGGCGCATCGAGCGGGCGTAGAGCCGCCAGACTTCATCCATCGCATGTAGACCGAATTCAACGCTTAACTCATTCTGCTCGGCGGCACGGCGGGCGCTGGCACGCGCTTTTCGGGGCAGGTAGGTCTCGATCTCGTCGACCGTTTCGGGCAGGGCACGAATAAACGTGGCGTGTGTCGCGTGAACCGG
Proteins encoded in this region:
- a CDS encoding FemAB family PEP-CTERM system-associated protein; this encodes MQPQGRDLFLPIRGIPGDVRRPVDAPAGLRGLRSSPPIQVAELSSLDEPAWESFVADQPEATFFHELSWRDAVARTFGHTPHYLAAMRGPAIVGVLPLFEVNSILAGRLLLSMPYATYGGVLSADEDAREPLLRHAKSLTTGLSARCLELRSMQAADPSLPVHATHATFIRALPETVDEIETYLPRKARASARRAAEQNELSVEFGLHAMDEVWRLYARSMRRLGSPNYPLRFFEAIASAAPGRVLVQVVRCKGRPVASLVSFLHRRTVMPYFVGLDERVEIYGLSHYLYRESMRWGVANGFDTFDFGRSRIDNTGPFEFKRLCGFEPRLLSYQRYIPEGGHAPDLSPASSRWALARRLWRKLPIWATGPLGGWLAKSIPG